The genome window CCTTAAGGACATGTACTTTTATAATAAAGAAGTATTTGCGTCTGCAGCACTTTTAATTAAAGTTAAAAACATTGATGAGGCTATAGAAATTTCAAATAGTAGAAAATATGGATTAGATGCAGCAATATTTGGAAAGGATATAAACAAGATTAGAAAGCTTCAAAGGTTCTTAGAAGTAGGTGCTATTTATATAAACGATTATCCCAGACATGGAATTGGTTACTTCCCATTTGGTGGAAGGAAGGATTCTGGAATTGGTAGAGAGGGTATTGGGTATACGATTCAATATGTAACGGCTTACAAATCAATAGTCTATAATTATAAAGGGAAAGGTATTTGGGAATACTTGTAATTTTTTAATTATAGCTTATAGGGAAGTAAAACATAAATTTTAATTAAGTTGGTGTGGTTTTTAATATTAAAGCTTATAATCTTACTTATTCTAGTTGCGTTTTCAGCCACTTTAATGGCTAGGGGGACAAGAGAGCTAGAGAGGTCTTTTGGCAAAGGAATAGCTGGAGGATTAATATTAGGCTTTGTAAATGCGTTACCGGAAACTATTATTGTAATTCAGGCCGTTTTGAATGGTTTTTATGATATTGCATTAGGTTCTGCTTTGGGTGGGAACATATTGCTACTCACCTTAGGGATAGGGCTTGTTTCTATTTTTTATTATCTAAAGTACAAGTCTAATACCATTACTCTAGATAATGATATAAATATAGAATATAGCTCATTTCTAATAGCAGTTGTAATCTTAGGTATAGCAGTTGCGTATGGTAAGTTAAACTACTACATGGGGCTCTTCTTGATTTCTCCTTATATATACTATATTTATAAGAGGTATAAAAATTACAGAAATATGTCTAAAAATGGAAAGAGTAAGGGTAGCATAATAAAGGGTCTAACTTACGTTATAATAGGAGGTCTACCGTTGATTTTTATATCCAAGTATTTAATTTCCACTATAAGTAGCATCGCGAGCATGTTTAATGTGTCACCACTAATACTCGCAATACTGATAACTCCTATTGCCGCAGAGTTAGAAGAAAATCTGACTGCAATAAAATTAATATCTGATTCACCATCAAGTGTAACCACAGCATTAATGAATTTTATAGGTAGTAAGTTGGAGAATATGACATTACTCTTAGGTATAGTAGGTATTTATCAAACAGTCAGTCTTAGGTCATCCCTACTATATCTTTTGCTCATACTAGCTACAAGTCTATTTGCCTTAGGAATCATAAATGATAGAAATATAAAAATCAGAGAGGGATTATCTCTATTTGGGATTTATGCAATTCTAATTGTAATTCTATTAAGGTTTTCAGCTTAAAGGAATTTCGTCACGTTTCAGCTACGGTCGCTCTCTTCACTCAAACTTAAAATCTGATTTTCCCATTATAAAAATAATGGTTCACGCTTGTACGCGAGATTGTTATGATACTTGTATATTTGATGATAATCATAAACCACTTGATATATTTCCTTTTAATGGGTTTACATGTTCTAGGGGTATAGCGGATTTAAAGAGGAACTCGTTAAATAGAATTGATAACGTTTACATTGAAGGAGAGTCAAGTAATATAGATAATGCATTAGATTTAATAATTAAGGAAATAAGAAAACGGAAAAAAGAGGAAATTCTTCACGTCGAGTATGACGGGAACCAAGGTTTATTAACGTGGTATTTTCCGGCAAGGCTATGGAACGTAATGGGCACAGCGTCAACTGACTACTCAATATGCAGTGCAGAAGGTCATGAGGCAATTAAGCTACATTATCGTAACTCAATAGGCGCTCTACCAGACGATTTCCCCAAGTATGATTCATTTGTCATATGGGGAAGCGAATTAGTATTTAGTTTCATTCATGGTTGGAATATAATTAAAGATAAGCATAAGGTGACAATCGATGTTAGAGTATCTGAAACGGCTAAGAGGAGTGATAGATATTATATTGTAAAACCTGGAAGCGACGTATATTTAGCTATAGGGATCATGAAAAAGTTATTTGAGAAAAACTGGGTTGATTTGTCACTTCTAGATGATCCAGAGAAATTAAGGAAATACGTTTTCTCATTTAAGGATGAAGAACTCGAGAACGCTACCGGTCTGGATTCCTCTAAAATTGATGAATTAGCTGAAATTTATTATTATAGAAGACCTTTAACAATTATTGGATTTGCACTAGGCAGGAGTATAAACGGTGGTGATGCCATATCACTAATCTCATTAATACCTGCACTGATTGGAATGAAGAGGGGCTTTTTCTATGCCAATTCGCAAGGGCTTGGAATAGATTTTAAATATTTAAGAGGACTTCACAAGTACACTCCTTCAAGAATTGTAGGTATGGCAGAAGTTGGTAAAGAGATTGAAGAGGGTAAGATAACTTTTATGTTTGTTTGGAACTCTAATCCTTTACACTCATTACCAATGTCTGATAGAATATACGAGGCTGTAAATGAGGGTAAGTTATTTCTTGTTGTACATGATCCATTTTGGTCTGAGACTGCGAAGATAGCTAATGTAGTGTTACCCGCTCCTACTTATCTTGAGAAAGAGGATGTTGTCTACAGTTATTGGCATAATTATCTAGTTTACAATAAGCCAATGCTATCTAAAAGAGGTTTAACTGAGGTCGAATTAATGAGATTGTTAGCTGTAAAACTAGAGATTAGTGATGACATTATATTTGAGGACGAATGGTTAGCTATAAGTAAAGCTACCGGAGTTGATATTACAGAGCTAAAGACTAAAGGATTCATAAAGCTGTCACCTAAATATCCAGAAGATAAGGTAAGAGTAGAACCACTTCCAGATAAGCTCAAGAAGCCTGATGGAAATATTATTGTCTTTTCCTCACACCCTAATTATACTAATAGTCAATTTAAGGAAATTTATGGTGATAAGAAAGGCGTTGTGTATAATTCAGAATTAGAGGGTATAGGTTATTTATCAACAAACTATGGTAAGGTTAAGGTTATGTTTAAGAAGGATACTTCAATCCCAAGAGGGGTGTTCTTTATTCATAAATCTTTCTTGTTTGATCTTAACGGTAAGCCTATCAATAGTATTATAGGTTTTGCTAAGGGAAAATATGGTAATACACCAATAATTAATACAGATTCCGTGAATGCCATAAAAGCTTGAAAATTGACGACTTTAGTAGCTACAATAAAACATCATGAAATGAGGTGCTAGACCCTTGAAAGTACTAACGAATAATAACTTGGCATAAAGAGGAACTCTTACCTTGATTAAATGTCCTTATAAATTTGATTTACAACCAAAACAACAGGTTTAAATGGCTATCAGATTTTTTGATTTTAAGCTTCTTTCTTAGAAATTTCTGGAAAAAAGATACTAGTCTTTATCTTAAAAAAACTTCATTCAGGCGGTATTTCCTTGAATGCCAAATCTATATCAATGCCTTTCCTCTTATGAATAATCTTTGATACAACATATACTAATGCACTAACGACGAGGGTTCCTATCACAAATATAGTTGTAACTAAGTTAGGTCCACTAGAAGTCATGAATCCGAAGTCCGGATTAGTGGCTGCCACATAAGTCAGATATGCGAAATAACCAGCTGAAATTACACCTGCTGTGGATAATATATAGTTTTTCTCTTTGATTCCAAATGCAATACCAGCTACACTTACAACGAGGAAATATAGACTTCCTAGAATTGTCGCACCATAAAGGGAAAGTGCTGCGCCGATTGAGAATACCGGAACTAAAAGCAATATTAAAGTCAGTGAAAGATCGAATACGTGAGCATATACCGGTGAGCCATATTTATTGACCTCGCTAAACTTAGTTGGTAAAACTCTATCAAAGGACAATGCAAAAACGTATCTGGCAAATACTATAACACCGTAGGCAAGTATGTAAATGTTCCACACTATTAGTCCTAATGCGATTATCCATTGTAATATGGGATTCGACGCTACAGCTATTGCTGCTGTCCAGAAGTTATATAAGAAGGTTGGATAGGCTTCTAAGTTGAAATTATAGCCTCCGATTAAATCCATCTCAAGAAACGCCGATGTAACTAATATTCCAGTGATTATTAGTGCTATCGGTAAGTTCCACCTTATGGTCTTCTTCCCTTTAAATTCAGCTGCAACTGCCGGTCCAGCTTGCATCCAAGGATATGTGTATAACGCGAAGAATGGTAAGAGAAATAATGTTGCAGACCAAGATATTGAAGAAGGCAAGAATGCCCCTCTTGATGATGGAATAGTAACATTCAGATTATTAGCTGTTATTAATGTTGAGATTTTCGAGTAAAAGTCACCTGAATTTAGAGCTAGAACTATCATTGCTAAGACTAAAGTAGCCATCGAAAATATTCCCAAAACTGATACTAATCTATACCCCCACTTAGCCCTAAATATATTAAGGAGAATTATTATCACGAAAACCAACGCAGAGATTCCATAGATTATTAAACTTTGTAGTAAAGTTGGTGTTACTGCATAGGGATCAACTATCACGTTATTGGCAATGCTTAAGAGCATGGGAGAGTGTTGATATTCACCTATTACTGTTAGCGCAGTGCTTATTGCAGAAGACGTGAAAAACGCTACCAGCGCGAAGTAGGCTGTAGACTCTATCATTACTGCTAAAGCCATTGTAGATCCTAAACCACCATTTAGGCTTCTCGAAATCCATACGTAATCTCCACCAGTTCTTGGGATTTTCGACGTTAAAGATACATAAATTAGTAATTGCGGTATAGCGAAAATAAAGCCAATTAATGAGGCTAACCACAAGACTCCTCCTTGTTGTATATATGGTGATATTGATTCAAATAGTGCTACTCCAGCTGACATATTGCCTATATTGAGCGCAACCGCATCCCATAATGATACATTCTTTATTAAACCGGAAGTCTCCCTTACGAATATTCTGTTTTTGTTGCTCACACGCTATCTTCTAAATTCCCCTATTTAAATTTACTTATCTATAGCAAAAGTATGATTAAATCTTTGTTGGAGATTTACTTAAGTAAGTAAATAGTGTTGAAGTATACTAACTAATAAATTTTTTGCCCAAAAATATGGTGATCAATCTCGTATAGGACCGAAAAAATTGGGAACAAGAGATAAATATCATCACTTATTCATATTCTCGATGCTTGTCAAAAGGTCAATATTATTTATCATAAGTGTAACTATATTCCATATAGGTTTGTTGGTGTCTAAACATCATAATTACAGATTTTCTAACTGCCCATTTTTAGTATATATTCCCTTAACTTCTAATTTTATAGCAGATACCAAATGCAGATATAACTTGTTGAAAATTTTAGAGTTAATTGAGGAAGCAGAAGATGGTTTAACGGTAGAATATATATCTTCTAGTCTAAATTTAAGTAGGAAATCTGTTAGGATGTATTTAAATAAATTAGGGTCTAACGGATTAATAGAACGTGTTGGCGATAAATACAAAATAACTGAAAAGGGAAGAAATCTAATAAGGAGTCTGAAACTTAGCGGTTTTTGAAGAGGTTTTCTTATGTTAAAAAATTAAAACTTATAAAGTAAAGTAGGGTTTATGAGGATAATATCTACAGAAAAAGTTCCAGAGGAGTGTAAAAATATAATTAATGTTAAAGATGAGAATCTAACGGAAGAAGACTATAAAAATGCAGAGATTTTGCTAACGTGGCCAGGGAGAGTAAATAATGATTTGTTAGGTAAGATGCCTAACCTTAAAGTAATACAAACGTTTTCAGCAGGAGTTGATGATCTAAATTTCTCAATAATTCCTTCTCATGTTAAAGTTTTCTCAAATGCTGGTGCTTATTCTTTATCAGTAGCTGAACATGCTTGGGCTCTAGTTTTAGCATTAGCTAAAGGCGTGGGAACTAAAAAGAGGACTATAGTTTACGACGTTTCTGAAAAAACGTTATTGATTTTAGGTGGGGGTGGCATAGGGTCTGAAGTTGCCAGAATAGGTAAAGTTGCCTTTAGAAATTATGTAATAGGTATTTCCAGATCATTCAAAAAACCTGAATGGTTTGACGAAAGGCATGGAATGGGTATGATAAGGGAAAAAATTAGAGAAGCTGATATAATTGTTGACACGTTACCTCTAAATAAGCAAACTAGGAGTCTCCTAAATTATGATCTATTAAAAGATGTAAGACAAAACGCTATAATTGTAAATGTTGGGAGAGGTGAGACTGTCGATGAAGAAGGTATTTATAAGTTACTTAAGGAGAGGCAAGACGTAAGGTTCGGAACTGATGTGTTTTGGAGAAAAAATGGTAAAGAGGATTTCTATAATACGAAGCTTTGGGAATTAGATAACTTTACTGGAACACTACATACTGCTGGGGCTTATGGTAACGAGAGTATAATGAAGAAGGCGATGTTTATAGCTTGTTTAAATGTGAAAAAGTATTTAGATAAGGGAGTAGCAGATAATGAAGTGAGAAGGGAAGATTATGTTTGACAAATCGATGGACAAGCAAGTGGAGGAATGGTTGAAGGAATTAGGGCTAGTTGCAACCAGACCACCTCAGGCTAAAGAATTCTTTCACGTCATTGTATCACCTCCGCAAGGTGGGCCTACTATTAGTGTAGTGAGGGTAAATGATAGTTCAAGGTTTTATATTATAGCCATGGGAATAGGAATACATCCGTCTCATGTTAGTGCTTTAATGTCGCTTAATAGGGAGGAGAGAATCAAATTTATAATAGATTTACAATTGGAAGCTTTACGATACGGAGTGGATTTTGTAGCATTACCTCCAAATCAAGAGATTCCTAATGCCATTCAAGTATCTAAACCGATATTTATAGACAGCTTAACCGCAAACGAATTTCTCAATACTTTATTAAATGTGAGAAACGCTGGAGTTAGTATAATGCTGAAATTCACCCAAAGATTTGGTCCCTATGAACCTCAACAGCAAACTTCATTAAAGTACACATGAGACTTTTTATTCCTCTTTTTATTTTACATTATATCGTATGAAAGATGTAAAGAATGTTTTATGGAAGGTTCTAAATAATGAAGCTCCATTAGTTGAAGACGATATAAAGATGTATCACATTAAAGAAGGGATATTAACAGAAGACGACTTAAAGAGGTGGAGGGAAGCCATTAGGTTAATCAGAGAGGCGTATTATGACTCTTATAAAAACGAAAGTATTGCAGTTGAGAAGGCTAGGAAATCTCTAGAGATTATAAATTCTATTTCTCCTAAGAAACCAATGCCACTTGAAATGAAAATACGATTCGAGGATTTAAAGAAAAATCTTGAATTAATTGTGAAAATAAATAAATAATTTTTCCACTTATAATCTTTTGTTAAATGTATTAGTAAGAATTAAGGAATGTATTTTTGAATACTTTTTAGCTTCCCTTTAAGCCAATTTTTAGATTATTCAAGAGGAAGTCTTTTAAGCTTTCATGAAACTTCCTGCCCTAATTTAGGGAAACTTTTTAAACTTTTAGGATAGTAAAGCTTAAAGGGAGATACCATGGAGCTTAAAAAAGCTGTTTTGTCGTTTAAAGAAACTTACGCTCAAGCAATGGCAGTTACTGCACCCTTAGGTAGTGTGGTTTCTACAACTACAGCAGCGATATTATATGCGGGATCTTCAGTTATATTTACCACATTCTTATCTTTACTAACAAGTGCCTTATGGATCTACACCTTGTCAATGTATACTAAAAAGCTAGCATCTGCTGGAGGATATTATAACTTTAATTACGGAGCGTGGAGAAGTAAAAAACTCGCATTTTTAGAAGCACTTACCGAAATGGTAGCTTACACTCTTTTAAACGTTGTTAACGTAATTGCAGTCTATACAATATTATTAGTTGTATCTGATATTTTAGGAATTATGATTCCAAATTGGGTAATTTACTCCATAGTTGGTTTTAGTATAGCTTATCCTACATTAATTTCCTTTACTCATGTTAAAAAATTACTTGGTTATGTCGTAACCATAAGCGCTACAGCTGAAGCCGTATTATTAATTTCGCTATTCTTCTTATCTTTAAGTAAGGGTATTCATTTCGATTATTTTGTACCTAAATTTAGGAATTTTGGAGACTTGGCTACGGCTTATGTGTTAACTACAGTAAGTATATCTGGAGCAGGCGCAGCGACCTACCTAGGTGAAGAGACAAAGAAGCCTCATGAGAATGTATCTAAAGGGATGTGGCTAGCTCTAATTATAGGTGGTGTTTCCATGTTTTTAGGAACTTATGCTATGATAATATTATGGCCTGGTACGATGAGTAGTCTTGCTAATACGAATCAACCATTATTCGTAGAAATGATGCAATATGGAGTGATTGCTTTCTATATAGCAGTACTACTATCAATTAATAGTTTGTTAGCATCTAATATAGGGACAACGATAGGTGCAGCAAGGATCCTATTTAACTTAGCAAGGGAAAACGCCGCATCTAAGATTTTTACTAAAGTTAATAGAAGTGGAGAACCATTGGTTGCAACTGCTGTAATCGGTATTTCAACAGCTATAATTGCGGTATTATCTGTTTCCGTGTTAGGTATTACTGGGGCTTTTACTGAGGTAGCCGCAGTTGAGGGAGTATTATGGCTCCTAGGTAGGATATTAGATGGTTTCGGAGCTCCAATATTCTATTGGAGGTTGAATAGTTTAGGAATAGGTAATATATTAATACCCATTACAGCAACTGTAATAAACTCTTGGGGGGACATTCAATCTATACTACAAATGGACGTCGTTCAGCTTTTAATGATTATCGTATTTGCTGGCATTGTAGTTTCTTGGTATATATTGAAGGCTAGAAAAGGATTCCCTGGAACATTAGTGGTTGATGAGAATAATAATGTGATAACTATAGATGAATACCTTAAAAAGATAAAAGCCGTAAATGTTCGTTAATACATTTTCTTAGCGATTGATATACCATCTTGTTTTTACAAACTTTTTAATATCTATGATAGGAATTTTTAAAATGGTGGAAATAGAGAACTATCTGTATATGAAAGTAATTATAGCATATGATGGTTCAGATCACGCTAAAAAAGCCCTATTTTTTGCGTTAAATTTAATTAAAAAGGAGGACGAAATACATCTAGTCACAGTAGTAAAAGAAGCACCTAGAAGTGCAGAGCAAGTCATAATACAGAGTGAACAAAAAGCGAAGCAGATGCAAGATGAAGTAGTAAATGAGTTTGGAGATTATAAAATAGTACAAAAAATTTTAGAAAGTAATGATGTAGCTGATGCAATATTGCAATACTGTAATAATATAGGATGTGGTCTCATAGTAACTGGTAGTAGAGGACTTACTGGAATTAAGAAGGCGATATTGGGAAGTGTATCGAGTGCTTTAGTTTCAAAGTCTAATGTTCCTGTTTTAGTCGTTAAGTAAGTTTTTCGAATAGAAATTATACTCTAGAATAGAAAAATTCCTTCACTTCTTTACTAGTTGGCCTTACATTGGGATCAGGGTCAACCATTTTTACTATAAAGTTATAAGTATTTTTATCCACGTACTTTCTTAGCAAATCTAAATTCCTCGTATTATATAAAGAATTATCTAAGTATCTCGTATCCTTGCTAACATCAAACTTATCCATAGCTTCTATCATTGCATTGGTATTTAATGGTACTCCAGTCAATAATTTGTATACAGTAGCGCCCAATGCGTATATATCAGCCATTGGAGAAACTCCTCCAATTGAAGTTGATTTAACGAGGTCAAATGGTACATATGCTGGAGTATAACTAAACGGCTTTTCCCCAGCTTTTACCGCAGAACCCAAATCCGCCAACTTAACTATAATCTTACCATTCTTTAAGTTATCATAGGCTAGTCTTGCATTTGGAGGCAATTTCTCGTTAAATAATATGTTTTGAGGTTTAATATCGCAATGAACATACCCTCCGGAATGTATGGTCTCTAGCGCTTCAGCAATCCTCGCTGTAGCAATAAATACCATTTTTCTCCAATATTCACTCCTTACTA of Sulfolobus sp. E5-1-F contains these proteins:
- a CDS encoding sodium:calcium antiporter; amino-acid sequence: MVWFLILKLIILLILVAFSATLMARGTRELERSFGKGIAGGLILGFVNALPETIIVIQAVLNGFYDIALGSALGGNILLLTLGIGLVSIFYYLKYKSNTITLDNDINIEYSSFLIAVVILGIAVAYGKLNYYMGLFLISPYIYYIYKRYKNYRNMSKNGKSKGSIIKGLTYVIIGGLPLIFISKYLISTISSIASMFNVSPLILAILITPIAAELEENLTAIKLISDSPSSVTTALMNFIGSKLENMTLLLGIVGIYQTVSLRSSLLYLLLILATSLFALGIINDRNIKIREGLSLFGIYAILIVILLRFSA
- a CDS encoding molybdopterin-dependent oxidoreductase encodes the protein MVHACTRDCYDTCIFDDNHKPLDIFPFNGFTCSRGIADLKRNSLNRIDNVYIEGESSNIDNALDLIIKEIRKRKKEEILHVEYDGNQGLLTWYFPARLWNVMGTASTDYSICSAEGHEAIKLHYRNSIGALPDDFPKYDSFVIWGSELVFSFIHGWNIIKDKHKVTIDVRVSETAKRSDRYYIVKPGSDVYLAIGIMKKLFEKNWVDLSLLDDPEKLRKYVFSFKDEELENATGLDSSKIDELAEIYYYRRPLTIIGFALGRSINGGDAISLISLIPALIGMKRGFFYANSQGLGIDFKYLRGLHKYTPSRIVGMAEVGKEIEEGKITFMFVWNSNPLHSLPMSDRIYEAVNEGKLFLVVHDPFWSETAKIANVVLPAPTYLEKEDVVYSYWHNYLVYNKPMLSKRGLTEVELMRLLAVKLEISDDIIFEDEWLAISKATGVDITELKTKGFIKLSPKYPEDKVRVEPLPDKLKKPDGNIIVFSSHPNYTNSQFKEIYGDKKGVVYNSELEGIGYLSTNYGKVKVMFKKDTSIPRGVFFIHKSFLFDLNGKPINSIIGFAKGKYGNTPIINTDSVNAIKA
- a CDS encoding APC family permease, translated to MSNKNRIFVRETSGLIKNVSLWDAVALNIGNMSAGVALFESISPYIQQGGVLWLASLIGFIFAIPQLLIYVSLTSKIPRTGGDYVWISRSLNGGLGSTMALAVMIESTAYFALVAFFTSSAISTALTVIGEYQHSPMLLSIANNVIVDPYAVTPTLLQSLIIYGISALVFVIIILLNIFRAKWGYRLVSVLGIFSMATLVLAMIVLALNSGDFYSKISTLITANNLNVTIPSSRGAFLPSSISWSATLFLLPFFALYTYPWMQAGPAVAAEFKGKKTIRWNLPIALIITGILVTSAFLEMDLIGGYNFNLEAYPTFLYNFWTAAIAVASNPILQWIIALGLIVWNIYILAYGVIVFARYVFALSFDRVLPTKFSEVNKYGSPVYAHVFDLSLTLILLLVPVFSIGAALSLYGATILGSLYFLVVSVAGIAFGIKEKNYILSTAGVISAGYFAYLTYVAATNPDFGFMTSSGPNLVTTIFVIGTLVVSALVYVVSKIIHKRKGIDIDLAFKEIPPE
- a CDS encoding winged helix-turn-helix domain-containing protein, with the protein product MLVKRSILFIISVTIFHIGLLVSKHHNYRFSNCPFLVYIPLTSNFIADTKCRYNLLKILELIEEAEDGLTVEYISSSLNLSRKSVRMYLNKLGSNGLIERVGDKYKITEKGRNLIRSLKLSGF
- a CDS encoding glycolate dehydrogenase, whose protein sequence is MRIISTEKVPEECKNIINVKDENLTEEDYKNAEILLTWPGRVNNDLLGKMPNLKVIQTFSAGVDDLNFSIIPSHVKVFSNAGAYSLSVAEHAWALVLALAKGVGTKKRTIVYDVSEKTLLILGGGGIGSEVARIGKVAFRNYVIGISRSFKKPEWFDERHGMGMIREKIREADIIVDTLPLNKQTRSLLNYDLLKDVRQNAIIVNVGRGETVDEEGIYKLLKERQDVRFGTDVFWRKNGKEDFYNTKLWELDNFTGTLHTAGAYGNESIMKKAMFIACLNVKKYLDKGVADNEVRREDYV
- a CDS encoding DUF2299 domain-containing protein, yielding MFDKSMDKQVEEWLKELGLVATRPPQAKEFFHVIVSPPQGGPTISVVRVNDSSRFYIIAMGIGIHPSHVSALMSLNREERIKFIIDLQLEALRYGVDFVALPPNQEIPNAIQVSKPIFIDSLTANEFLNTLLNVRNAGVSIMLKFTQRFGPYEPQQQTSLKYT
- a CDS encoding APC family permease, whose translation is MELKKAVLSFKETYAQAMAVTAPLGSVVSTTTAAILYAGSSVIFTTFLSLLTSALWIYTLSMYTKKLASAGGYYNFNYGAWRSKKLAFLEALTEMVAYTLLNVVNVIAVYTILLVVSDILGIMIPNWVIYSIVGFSIAYPTLISFTHVKKLLGYVVTISATAEAVLLISLFFLSLSKGIHFDYFVPKFRNFGDLATAYVLTTVSISGAGAATYLGEETKKPHENVSKGMWLALIIGGVSMFLGTYAMIILWPGTMSSLANTNQPLFVEMMQYGVIAFYIAVLLSINSLLASNIGTTIGAARILFNLARENAASKIFTKVNRSGEPLVATAVIGISTAIIAVLSVSVLGITGAFTEVAAVEGVLWLLGRILDGFGAPIFYWRLNSLGIGNILIPITATVINSWGDIQSILQMDVVQLLMIIVFAGIVVSWYILKARKGFPGTLVVDENNNVITIDEYLKKIKAVNVR
- a CDS encoding universal stress protein, with the protein product MKVIIAYDGSDHAKKALFFALNLIKKEDEIHLVTVVKEAPRSAEQVIIQSEQKAKQMQDEVVNEFGDYKIVQKILESNDVADAILQYCNNIGCGLIVTGSRGLTGIKKAILGSVSSALVSKSNVPVLVVK